One stretch of Yersinia bercovieri ATCC 43970 DNA includes these proteins:
- a CDS encoding type II toxin-antitoxin system RelB/DinJ family antitoxin, whose protein sequence is MATITIRIDDELKQSFDDVLSELGTSQTEVIINTCKYIVQNKKLPFVVIEKLKTPEELRKEILDKFNLAYWVIRDLASNQKNNNPIYPNHCRIIISTLRGFTDLFNSFDEAIENSVPRDEYKSLLAACGDALYIANRLDHSVNYSGAEYVLLNELAAYINIAVISFGRVLSIGKDIIRHFQVILIENNIAIKHWDTFEARLTEALEEGTLFQTAVINLVMTGRKQGIRFRVRDNSQGLDAGALHHALIPFGFSREQAEIIINNCQTDIPDSLNKEIQNHD, encoded by the coding sequence ATGGCAACAATTACGATACGTATTGATGATGAATTAAAACAGAGCTTTGATGATGTGCTCAGCGAATTGGGGACATCTCAAACCGAAGTAATTATTAATACCTGTAAATATATCGTCCAGAATAAGAAACTTCCTTTTGTTGTGATCGAGAAACTGAAAACTCCAGAAGAGCTGAGAAAAGAAATTCTTGATAAATTCAATCTTGCCTATTGGGTCATTAGAGATTTGGCGAGCAACCAAAAAAATAACAACCCAATATATCCCAATCACTGTAGGATTATTATCTCTACATTACGAGGTTTCACTGATTTGTTTAATAGTTTCGATGAGGCTATCGAAAATTCTGTCCCCCGCGATGAATATAAGTCTCTATTAGCGGCCTGTGGGGATGCCTTATATATCGCCAATAGATTAGACCATAGTGTTAACTATTCTGGCGCGGAATATGTTTTGCTAAATGAATTGGCCGCCTATATCAATATCGCGGTCATATCGTTCGGACGGGTATTAAGTATAGGGAAAGACATTATCCGTCATTTTCAGGTTATATTGATTGAAAATAATATAGCAATAAAGCATTGGGACACCTTTGAGGCCCGTCTCACGGAAGCGCTGGAGGAAGGCACTTTATTCCAGACGGCGGTCATTAATCTAGTCATGACAGGCCGTAAACAAGGGATTCGATTCAGGGTTAGGGACAATAGCCAGGGGCTTGATGCGGGAGCCTTACATCATGCGTTGATACCCTTTGGATTCTCGCGTGAACAGGCAGAGATCATCATCAATAATTGCCAAACCGATATACCTGACTCCCTTAATAAGGAAATACAAAATCATGACTAA
- a CDS encoding tyrosine-type recombinase/integrase translates to MSSIIPHDLGQISRSAIRAPAPLFSYGHALALREKVLASGDAELPLYLLAPEVTVLLSYLPDLRQRLLIETLWNTGARLNEALALTPACFHIEGDSPFVVLKTLKQRQKGRGRPKEGQALKRIVPLLDENYVRLVHEYLATFRPRKYAPLWVNEHGDTISDETPRSWLRAAVTRARRDGVTFSLPVITPKTFRHSFAMHLVQSGVAFKVVQTFMGHKDAASTEVYTRIFALDVGAQYGVRFSMAPADAMDLVRRRS, encoded by the coding sequence ATGTCGAGCATCATTCCTCACGATTTGGGGCAGATTTCACGTAGCGCGATCCGCGCACCGGCTCCGCTGTTTAGCTATGGTCATGCCCTGGCGTTACGTGAAAAAGTGCTGGCCTCCGGTGATGCGGAATTGCCACTCTATCTGCTGGCCCCCGAAGTCACGGTATTGCTCTCCTATCTGCCTGACTTACGGCAACGGCTGCTGATAGAAACGCTGTGGAACACCGGCGCACGATTAAACGAAGCCCTGGCCCTGACGCCCGCCTGTTTTCACATCGAGGGCGACTCGCCGTTTGTGGTACTGAAGACGCTGAAGCAACGGCAAAAAGGACGGGGCCGCCCGAAAGAGGGCCAGGCACTGAAACGCATCGTGCCGCTGCTCGATGAAAACTATGTGCGCCTGGTACACGAATACCTGGCTACGTTCCGGCCCAGGAAATATGCACCGCTGTGGGTGAACGAGCACGGCGACACCATCAGTGATGAAACCCCGCGCAGCTGGTTACGTGCCGCCGTGACACGCGCAAGGCGTGACGGTGTCACCTTTAGTCTGCCGGTCATTACCCCGAAAACCTTTCGGCACTCGTTCGCCATGCATTTAGTGCAAAGCGGTGTGGCCTTTAAAGTGGTGCAAACCTTTATGGGCCACAAAGACGCGGCAAGCACAGAAGTGTATACGCGAATATTTGCGCTGGATGTGGGGGCGCAGTATGGGGTGAGATTTAGTATGGCACCGGCTGACGCAATGGATCTTGTGCGCCGCAGGTCGTGA
- a CDS encoding H-NS family nucleoid-associated regulatory protein encodes MNDTQKITAEDVSQFLNQLTRRKKVLRLMTADQINILISDAKAVLEDVIADEDIKKRQEAERQAKIKETAKLLRNEGIGLDDLEKHMVSRRSPTVEPKTYLINGRKIIYKGSGRMNKALKAIVDKEGHDALEKYLVRE; translated from the coding sequence ATGAATGACACTCAAAAAATTACAGCTGAAGATGTTTCTCAATTTCTTAATCAGTTAACGCGTAGAAAAAAAGTATTGCGCCTTATGACTGCTGATCAGATAAACATCCTAATTTCAGATGCGAAAGCAGTTTTGGAAGATGTAATAGCTGATGAAGATATCAAAAAACGGCAGGAAGCAGAGCGACAAGCCAAAATCAAAGAGACGGCAAAACTACTCAGAAATGAAGGCATTGGCCTTGATGATCTAGAAAAACATATGGTAAGCCGACGTTCGCCAACTGTAGAACCAAAAACCTATTTGATTAATGGAAGGAAGATTATCTATAAGGGGTCTGGACGAATGAATAAGGCGCTAAAAGCCATAGTAGACAAAGAAGGTCATGATGCGCTCGAAAAATACTTAGTTCGGGAATGA
- a CDS encoding lytic transglycosylase domain-containing protein, whose protein sequence is MRKLILVSLFSSSFLIPLPSYAFMDCFISAGQQYGVSPLLIQAIAEGESKYNNRAINLKNSDRTTDATMMQINSWWHDKPVFTDNKLSRQKLMEDPCLSINFGAWVLAGNFSIGGVNWNSVGAYNAGWDKSKATARQNYVNKIRPIYERLKRESGVSPSSSEMNDSNLGLLTAELSPPSQNHSKSSSNTELVTKSFFHSRDSDMKLVGGM, encoded by the coding sequence ATGAGAAAATTAATATTAGTCTCTTTATTTTCTTCTTCGTTTTTAATTCCCCTTCCAAGTTACGCATTTATGGACTGCTTCATAAGTGCAGGGCAACAGTATGGTGTATCGCCATTGTTGATCCAGGCAATTGCGGAAGGTGAGTCTAAGTATAACAATCGCGCCATAAACTTGAAAAACTCAGATAGAACAACTGACGCCACTATGATGCAAATTAATTCTTGGTGGCATGATAAACCGGTTTTCACAGATAACAAGCTTAGCAGACAAAAACTAATGGAAGATCCGTGCCTTAGTATAAATTTTGGGGCATGGGTACTTGCGGGTAATTTTTCTATAGGTGGTGTGAATTGGAACTCCGTGGGTGCCTATAACGCTGGTTGGGACAAAAGTAAGGCAACAGCAAGGCAAAACTACGTTAATAAAATTAGACCCATCTATGAGCGCCTAAAGCGTGAGTCTGGTGTTTCGCCATCCTCATCAGAAATGAATGATTCAAATTTAGGTTTGCTTACTGCCGAATTATCCCCTCCTTCTCAGAACCATAGTAAATCAAGCTCAAATACAGAACTTGTCACTAAGTCATTTTTCCATTCAAGAGACAGCGATATGAAACTAGTAGGTGGTATGTGA
- a CDS encoding restriction endonuclease translates to MGDTITLKFMVIIFIVICVLIFKPKKFNRHKMKINSAKTVIRKLAAFNNDAQKMAYLKKIDPYVFEELILTGFEYQGHAIERNKCYSGDGGIDGRIWIGHQLCLIQAKRYNGAIQKQHVINFINVVNSQGCKGVFCHTGTTPDSVKQIVKESGCIELVSGSRLLNLISIR, encoded by the coding sequence ATGGGTGATACAATAACTCTTAAATTTATGGTTATTATTTTTATTGTGATCTGCGTCCTCATTTTCAAACCGAAAAAATTTAACCGGCATAAAATGAAGATCAATAGCGCAAAAACCGTTATAAGAAAATTAGCAGCTTTTAATAATGACGCGCAAAAAATGGCCTACCTTAAAAAAATTGACCCTTATGTTTTTGAAGAGCTAATTCTAACTGGTTTTGAGTATCAAGGTCATGCAATAGAACGCAATAAATGTTATAGCGGTGATGGGGGTATTGATGGACGTATTTGGATAGGTCATCAATTATGCCTAATTCAAGCTAAACGTTATAACGGGGCAATTCAAAAACAACATGTTATAAACTTTATAAATGTGGTTAACTCCCAAGGTTGTAAGGGCGTTTTTTGCCATACAGGTACAACTCCTGATAGCGTTAAACAAATAGTTAAAGAATCTGGTTGCATTGAGCTTGTAAGTGGTAGTCGTCTACTCAATTTGATTTCTATCCGTTAA